TCGGTGGTGGCCGTCGCCGCCACCGGCTCGGACGGAGCGGTGGCGGAGTTCTCGAACTTCGGGCCCTGGGTGGACGCCGTCGCGCCGGGAGTCGCGGTGACCAGCAGCTTCGTGCGCATGACCGGCAACGGCGGCCGCGACTTCGGCTTCGCGAGCTGGAGCGGCACGTCCTTCGCGGCGCCGCGGGTGGCAGCTGCCATCGCCACCGCGCTGCACGAGCGCCGCGCTCCGGACGAAGCGACGCGGCTCTTCCAACCCCGCCCCGCGTAGAGCTCGGCCGCGGGTGCGGCCGAGGAGTTGATCACCCGATATCGCCCGGGATCGCTACCCGTTCGAGCGGTAATCGGCTTGAAGTGAATCTGTGCGGCCTGCTCGCTCCTCTATTTACCCGGGGGCACGAAGATCCGGGAGCGGGGAGGAACAGGTCGTGCACGAGGTCGGGGAGACCGGCGCCGCGGCGGTGTTGTTGCACCGGGCGGCGGCCGGTGATCAGCAGGCGTGGCGGGAGCTGGTGGACCGCAACGCGCCGGTGGTCTGGGGTGTGTCGCGGGCGTTCTCCGCGAATGCCGCGGATGCCGAGGACATCTGCCAGGCGACGTGGCTGCTGCTGGCGGAGAACCTTGAGCGACTGCGCGATCCGGAGTCGCTGTCCGCGTGGTTGGTGACCACCGCGCGCCGGGAATCGCTGCGGCTGCACCGCGCTCGGCAGCGGGAATCGCCGGTCGGGCTGGATGCGGAGGCGCTCGTCGGTGCCGAGCACGCCGAGGCACCGGAGCACAAGGTGCTGCGGGCGTGGACGAGTTCGCGGTTGGCGCAGTCCTTCGCCGAGCTGCCGCAGCGCTGCCAGCAGCTGCTGCGCGTGCTGGCGGTCGCGCCGGAGGCGAGCTATGCGCAGGTCAGCGAGGCCCTGGGCTGGCCGCGCGGCACCATCGGGCCGAAGAAGAGCCGCTGCCTGGCGGAGCTGCGGCGGCGCATGCTCGCCAGCGACGTGCCCGAGGAGGTGGCGGGATGAACGGGGGACTGCCGAGCGAACTGCGCGAGCTGCGGGAGCTGTTCCGGTGCAGCGATCCCGTTCCGGAGCGCGCGCTCGCGGGCGCCTACGCGGCGATGTCGCGCCGGATGGCTTACCAGGACGCGGATTCGCTGCGGTTGATCGGGGATTCGGCGGAGTCGTCGGCCAAGGTGCGCTCCATCGGCCCGGCGGAGCCGCGGGTGCTCACCTTCGCGATGCCGGGCCGGGTGCTGGAACTGGACCTGGCCCCGGTCGCCGAAGACCGGTACCAGGTCTCCGGGCTCGTGCTGAACCGAGCGGGCGGAACGCCCCCGACCGGGGACGTGGTGCTGCGGCACCGGTCCGGTGAGTGCGCGGGTGCGCTGGACGAGCACGGTGCGTTCCGGGTGCTGGACGT
This portion of the Saccharopolyspora antimicrobica genome encodes:
- a CDS encoding RNA polymerase sigma factor encodes the protein MHEVGETGAAAVLLHRAAAGDQQAWRELVDRNAPVVWGVSRAFSANAADAEDICQATWLLLAENLERLRDPESLSAWLVTTARRESLRLHRARQRESPVGLDAEALVGAEHAEAPEHKVLRAWTSSRLAQSFAELPQRCQQLLRVLAVAPEASYAQVSEALGWPRGTIGPKKSRCLAELRRRMLASDVPEEVAG